ACGGACGCTGATTACTTCGACCAGTACATGCTCAAGCAGGTCGGCCCGACGCTGTACGAGCGATACAACGAGAACTACACCGAGAAGCACTGGGGCGTCGAACCGTCGCGTATCACGGGCGACTGGTTCGACTTCAAGATCAGCTTCCCCGACGACGAGGACTCGTTCTTCGACGGCGGGGCGTTCTACCCCGACGAGAAGTACACGTCGGTCCTGAAGGAGATGATCGAGGACTGCGACGTCGTCTTCGACGGAGTGAGCGGCCTCGAGACGGACGGCGACCGGATTCTCGCGCTCGAAACCGAGAGCGGGCAGCGTCTGGAAGACGACCTGTTCGTCAGCACCATCGACCCGAGTTTCCTCGTGGACGACATCGACGTGTCGCTGAACTATCGAAGCATGGTCATCCTCGGTGCCCACGTCGAGGCGTCAGAACGCCTCTTCCCGTCGCACGTGAACTGGGGGTACTTCCCGAACGACTACGAGTTCACTCGAATCACCGACTACGACTTCACGCCGCAGTCGATACCCGAGGGCGAGTACATTCTGACCGTCGAGTTCCCGTGTTTCGTCGGCGACGACCTCTGGTCGAGAGACGCGGAGTGGTTCGACGACTACCTGCTCTCGTTCCTCGACGAACAGGGAGTCGACGCGACGGTTCTCGACTCGGAGGCGCGGCGCGCACCCCGTGCGTATCCGCTGCCGGTCGAAGAGGAGATTCAGAAATTCGAGCTCATCAACGGTCAGGTCAGCGAGTACGAGAACATGCACAACCTCGGCCGAGTGAGTACGTACGAGTACATCTGGATCAAAGACATCGTGCAGCAGGCGTAC
This portion of the Halogeometricum rufum genome encodes:
- a CDS encoding protoporphyrinogen/coproporphyrinogen oxidase; protein product: MGVTIIGAGVAGCTTGYLLSQNGYDVTIVEKDAVGGLLREIEFDTGYHCDSAPHLLFYDEEEEAVVGELFSEFTDLERHDFYAKTYPTGTLEEPHDYPVSRANIDRWDDGDRIREELENAEGKTDADYFDQYMLKQVGPTLYERYNENYTEKHWGVEPSRITGDWFDFKISFPDDEDSFFDGGAFYPDEKYTSVLKEMIEDCDVVFDGVSGLETDGDRILALETESGQRLEDDLFVSTIDPSFLVDDIDVSLNYRSMVILGAHVEASERLFPSHVNWGYFPNDYEFTRITDYDFTPQSIPEGEYILTVEFPCFVGDDLWSRDAEWFDDYLLSFLDEQGVDATVLDSEARRAPRAYPLPVEEEIQKFELINGQVSEYENMHNLGRVSTYEYIWIKDIVQQAYETVEEITAAVAQ